DNA from Rubripirellula lacrimiformis:
GGACATTGGTCTGGGTTTCCCTAAATTCGCCACCGTTGGGATGGCCGGGCTTCATGTCGAAAGTGTCCGTTTGGGTCGGTCCCCCGCTCATCCATAACAGGATGCAGTGCCGCCGCCTTTTCGGGTCGTTCGCCAAGGCCCGTGCAAGCTCGGGAAACCATCCGCTAGCACTGACGGTTCCCCAACCGGCAGCCATGGACTGCATGAATCGACGTCGCGTGTTGTTGGTTTTCATTCGACTATCAATGGTTCAGCGTAAACTCGGCACTGTTGAGCAATGCCCACAGCAAATCGGAAAGTCCATCGTGACGCAGGCTAACGTCCGGATCGCTCAAAATGGTCTGTGAAAGAACTTCCTGTTCTTGCGCAGTCGGTGGGCGAGACAAAGTCGCCAAAAAGAGAACTTCGACGCGTTGTTTGTTGGTAAAGAATGGTGCGTCGAGTGACTTCAGCAGACCGCCGCTGTTGGTTCCCGTCGCCATCGCGACCAGATCTCCATTCATCATTGTCAGGGCCTGTGGAATTCCCGAGAGATAGTCGACGCGGTTGGTTGCCGGTGACGCGAATTGTTGTAGGAATTGATCCCGTTGGCTATTTCCAAATCGGGCCACTGTGGTCGCAGTCCCCTGCCGTTGGGAGGCAGCGTCAAGACGAGTTGCCATGCTGATGCAATCGTAAAGCTGAGCGGCCGTCAAGGTTTTGACTCCCATCTGAGCGAAGCACTCCAGCCGGATTTCACTCGAGTCATCGGAAGCGCTCGATAAGCGATAAGCACGTGACAACGCTACCGTCCGCAAAACGGATCGTAGATTGAAGTTCGTTTGGATCAACTGACCTGCCAACAGGTCAAGCAATTCAGGCGAAATGGGCTGGTTCTTCGAACCGAAATCGTCGACGGGATCCACGATGCCGCGACCAAACATCTGGGCCCACACGCGGTTGACGGTAGCGCGAGCAAAGTATGGATTCTGGGCACTGGTCAGCCAGGAAGCCAGTCGCTGGCGTCGAGCGACCCTCGTAGCCGACGGATCATCTGCGTGGTCCAGAAAGCGAGGTGGAATGACTCGATCGGTTTCCGGCAGCATGACCTCCCCACGGTCAACATCACGCACCTGCATCAATTTCGATGCGGTGGCTAGTTCACCCTTGGGACGCGAAATCTGCGCAAAGAAGGCCGCATAGCTCCAGAAATCTTCTTGAGTCCATGGTTCGAAGGGATGGTCATGGCACTGAGCACATTCGAGCCGAATGCCCAGGAAGACGCGGGAGGTCCGCGCGGCTAGTTGGTCAGGGTCCAACTTGGCCGCCGAATAGAACAGCAAGGGGCCCGACTTGGAAAGCCTTCCCTCGGCCAACAACAATCGACGTACGATCTTGTCGTAGGGTTCGTCTTTGCCAAATTGATCGGCAAGCCAGCGGTCGAATGCCTCTAACCCGCCGAACGCTGTCAGGTCCACGCCATCGGGGATCAAGAACGTTCGCCAAGTGGTCGCCAAATGGGATGCGTGGTCTGGGCTCTCTAACAGCTGGTCAACCAATCGCTCGTAACGGTCGGCGGCTGTTTGTTCCAAATAGTTTCGTGCTTCGGTGACCGTCGGCGTTCGACCGGCTAGGTCCAGATAGACCCGGCGAAGCAGTTCCGAATCGTTGGCTTCCGCGACCGGTTGCACCGACCGCTCGGTCCAAAGTTCGTTCAGCAATTCATCGGTCGCTGCTAAAGTCTCTTTCGCCGATTGCACTTCAATCGACACCGGACGCCATGTGGTTGCAGCACCCAGTGGCAATGCACCCACGAGCGACCGTTTCGGTGCCGGAGCCAATGCATCACCACTTCGACCAATGGATGGACGATCGGGCGTGGTCGCAACCATTTGGTCTCCTTCCACGCCGCTGGGCAACAAATTGCGTCGCGGATAAGTGATCGTCAGTTCCCGCGGTCCGGGTTCAGTGGATGTGAGGATGGCTGTCGGACTGCTTGCTTGAGGCTTGTTGGACCGTTCGCGAATTCGGGCGGTTTGGGGCAGCGATGTGTCCGGGTCCAACATCAGATCCAGATCGATCTGCTGGTCGTCATCGGTCGTGAAGACGATATGCATCGCGATCGAATTGTTGATGCGTTCCCAGCTTTGATCGGCGACTTTCAAGCCTGATAGCGGTAGGTCTTCGGTTGACTGACCGACCGCTCGCAGCAAAAACGACAATACCATGCGGCTGCGCTGTGATTCGGATTTCGACGCGATCGTGGATGAGTCCAAGGACCAATTTCCGCTGGCGCCAGTCAAGTGCAGCAATGGTTGCCGCGTGATCGCGTCCACGACGGACGTCCAAGCATAAGTCTTCGATCCACCGATCACAAAGAACGCCAGCATCAAGGTTGCTGCAAGCGCGCCGGCGATCGGCCAACCGGAAACCACCTTGGTTCCACGCAACACGTTCGACCAAATTGTACCGGCTGCCTGTGGTTCCAAGGCAGGAGATGCACCCCACTGATCGGTGATGCCAGCATCAAGTCGCCGCACCAAGGATGCTGGCACCGGCGGCGCGTCGTATGCGTCCGCCAAGATGGCAGCGACGCTAGCCTCTGGCGGCGTTTCATGTTCGGTTGAATGGTTCATGAGCGGCCTCGCAACATTTCGTTAGGCAGCGTTGGATCGTTCGATGGATCGATCGGAGGCTGGGGGGACCTGTCATCACAAGCAGGATTTGGCTTGTGTGCAGGTGCAGGGTCGGGGCGCGAACTGCCTGTCAAATCGATGGTTTCAATCGTCGTCGTATTCGAAAGGAAAGGACTTCGTGAGCTGTCCTTTGGTTCCTTGGGGTCGTTTTTATTCATTCCGATCGCCTTTCGGAACGCGTTGCGTGCACGAAACAGAATTGACTCGACGCTCTTTT
Protein-coding regions in this window:
- a CDS encoding DUF1549 and DUF1553 domain-containing protein translates to MNHSTEHETPPEASVAAILADAYDAPPVPASLVRRLDAGITDQWGASPALEPQAAGTIWSNVLRGTKVVSGWPIAGALAATLMLAFFVIGGSKTYAWTSVVDAITRQPLLHLTGASGNWSLDSSTIASKSESQRSRMVLSFLLRAVGQSTEDLPLSGLKVADQSWERINNSIAMHIVFTTDDDQQIDLDLMLDPDTSLPQTARIRERSNKPQASSPTAILTSTEPGPRELTITYPRRNLLPSGVEGDQMVATTPDRPSIGRSGDALAPAPKRSLVGALPLGAATTWRPVSIEVQSAKETLAATDELLNELWTERSVQPVAEANDSELLRRVYLDLAGRTPTVTEARNYLEQTAADRYERLVDQLLESPDHASHLATTWRTFLIPDGVDLTAFGGLEAFDRWLADQFGKDEPYDKIVRRLLLAEGRLSKSGPLLFYSAAKLDPDQLAARTSRVFLGIRLECAQCHDHPFEPWTQEDFWSYAAFFAQISRPKGELATASKLMQVRDVDRGEVMLPETDRVIPPRFLDHADDPSATRVARRQRLASWLTSAQNPYFARATVNRVWAQMFGRGIVDPVDDFGSKNQPISPELLDLLAGQLIQTNFNLRSVLRTVALSRAYRLSSASDDSSEIRLECFAQMGVKTLTAAQLYDCISMATRLDAASQRQGTATTVARFGNSQRDQFLQQFASPATNRVDYLSGIPQALTMMNGDLVAMATGTNSGGLLKSLDAPFFTNKQRVEVLFLATLSRPPTAQEQEVLSQTILSDPDVSLRHDGLSDLLWALLNSAEFTLNH